The nucleotide sequence TCGACGCCGTGACATCCATCGGCCCGGTCGGCATCATCGGCTTCTGCCTCGGCGGCAGCATCGCCTATGCCGCAGCGACCAAGCTGAAGGGACTAACCGCCGCGGTCGGCTACTACGGCGGCGCGGTCGTGCGGTTTGCCGACGACAAACCCACCGTGCCGACGCTGCTGCATTTCGGGGAGAAGGACACCGGCATTCCGCTCGCCGATGTCGAGACGATCAAGGCGAAGCGGCCGGAGGTCGAGGTGTTCGTTTATCCGGGCGCGCAGCACGGTTTCGGCTGCGACGAGCGCGCCAGCTACGACAAGGCGAGCTCAGATCTCGCCTGGCAGCGCAGCCTCGCGTTCTTCAGCAAGAATTTGAAATAGAGGCGTCTCAGAACCACCGTTCGCCGACAACGACGGTATCACCGGGCCTGAGGAATGTGCCGGGCGGCACAACCGCCTGCGCGGCCCCGCCTTCGCCGACACGGGTCAGCCGGATGGCATTGCGTTGCGCGCGCGGCGTGAAACCGCCGGCAATGGCCACCGCGCTCTCCGCGGTCATGTTCGGCACATAAGGGTATTGTCCGGGAGCAGCGACTTCACCAAGGATGAAGAACGGGCGATAGCTCTCGACCTCCGCGGCCACGAAAGGCTCGCGCAGATAGCCCTTCTTCAGCCGCGCCGTGACCGCCGCGGCGAGTTCAGCCGGCGTCAGGCCGCGCGCGGGCACCGAACCGATCAGCGGCATGG is from Afipia massiliensis and encodes:
- a CDS encoding polysaccharide biosynthesis/export family protein, which gives rise to MRASRWSLIAVVVTALALSGCMQTSASVTTGYAPVDEPYRLDAGDRLRIVVYGQEGLTNTYAVGASGSITMPLIGSVPARGLTPAELAAAVTARLKKGYLREPFVAAEVESYRPFFILGEVAAPGQYPYVPNMTAESAVAIAGGFTPRAQRNAIRLTRVGEGGAAQAVVPPGTFLRPGDTVVVGERWF
- a CDS encoding dienelactone hydrolase family protein translates to MGHSITLTASDGFKLGGYRADPASAPKAAIVVIQEIFGVNSHIRNICDRLANEGYVAIAPAIFDRIEPDFQSGYSPDEVAVARKFVANPDWPAMLRDTQAAIDAVTSIGPVGIIGFCLGGSIAYAAATKLKGLTAAVGYYGGAVVRFADDKPTVPTLLHFGEKDTGIPLADVETIKAKRPEVEVFVYPGAQHGFGCDERASYDKASSDLAWQRSLAFFSKNLK